The genome window TTTTCTTCTTGTTCTCTTTGTAAACGAAGGATCTTTTCTGTCAGTGCTTTTTCTTTTTGTTCAAGTTGTTTTTTTCGTTTTTCTTCCGCTTGTTGTCTTTGTGCTTGTAATGCTTCTAATCTTTTTTGCTCCTCTTTGAGTTTTTTCTCTCTATCTTTACGTTCGTTTTCTATACGTTGTTTTTCTTTCTCTCTTGCCTGCCTTGCTTGTTCTGCTTGTTTACGTTTTTCTTGTTCTATACGTTTTTTCTCCTTAGCTAACTGCTTAAGTTTTTGTTCGGCTTCCGCTTTTTCTTTTTGTTGACGAACTCGCTTTTCTTGCTCTTTTCTTATTTTTTCCTTTTCCTGTCTTAATCGCTCCTGTGCTTGTTTCTTACGTTCAGCTTCGCGTTGTTGCTTTTCTTCTTCTGTTTCTTCCAATAACTTACGATCTTCTTTCTTGCTTAAAACACGATCTTTACTTTCAGTTTTTTCACGATATGCCGATTTATCAATAAATAGGTACGGTTGAGAGAGTAATTCGGCTAAAGCAGATAAATCTATCCCATTACTATTTTGCTGAATCGTGTCCGTATAAGATTCAAAATAAGCTTCAGGTACTAAGATAGAATGTTTGCCAACTCTAAATTCATCAGTCGGTTTTGCAGTATCACCAACCTCAGAATATGCGCCATTTTGGAATGAACTTGAACTACTTTCATTACTACCGATAATTTTATCGGCAAAAACTTTTGCCTTCTGATCAGGGTAGAAATGTACCTTTACAGCATTTTGTTTAAACTGTTCCCAGCGAGTCTTTAATTTTTTGAAATGCTCAGGATCACCACTATTGGTAAACGTAATGCTTCCATTGCTATCCCAACCTGCACCAAAAACAGCAGATAAACCTTTCTGTAAAGTCGGTGCCGGAATATTTTTTAAAGCATTTAGCACTTCCAATTTATCCGCATAATAAAGTGGTGTACGGATATATTCCGAGTCATTAAACACATAATCTACTAACGTACCTAAATCTTCAAATTCGTAAATAGCAGTTTGATCTAATGGGGTAGCTAAGAAACGTAACTTAGGCTGAAATCGAACTGTCACTTTATTTTTATTTGCAAATAATGCTTTATACAGATCGACCTGAATACTCTCCATATTGTTAGTAAAAACATTGGCATCATACTTCAAATCACCTTTTACATTGAGAATACCGTTATTAATAATAGAAGATTTGCTTTTATCCTTTGAAGTAAACTCTAATCCGCCTTCAGAGATAATTCTTCCCATATTTTTCACTTTGAGATCAGAAGATATGATTAACTCATTAAAAAATCCTTCAACAAATATTTCATCATAACGGAGATCATATGACGCATAATGTGTATCCGAAAGTTCAAAAATAGCACTACCGACTTTTCCCTCAATATCCGCCTTATTTTCTAACTTTAAGGTATTAACATAAATTTTGCCTTTTGAATAAATTTCCCCTAAATTCAGCACTCTATTTTTAGCATCTAAATATGTCGTCCCTTCAGAATGTAAAGTAGAATTAATGCTGTTTAATACTTCTCCTTGTTGAGAAACTAAACGTAAAATCGCTTTAGCCCCTAATAATCCATTATTAGTAATATCTTTTTTACTATTGATGCTTAATTCCTTGGCACTTGTTAACAATCCGTGATTGGAAAATTTTCCCTTCGCATTTACGGTCACTTTTGCTTGTTGCTGAATTTCGTCTTTCTCAGAAATTTCTGCATCATAAGCATTGATCGTTAAATGTTCTTGGGTTTCTGGTAAGGCGAATCCCTGGCTAACATAATTACTATTATTTGCAAAGGTTAGAATTGTATCTTTATTACTTTTTATTGTTCCGTGATTAATATAACCGTTTGATTCAACACCTTTTTTACCCTGTACGGTAATCTCCAATAAATTTTCCGCTAGAATCTCACCGCCTTGGTTATTGGTTAATTCCTTTGTTTTCAATTTATTGCTACGAGCAAGTAAACTGCCGTCATTAACAATTTTTTCCTTCGCCTCGACGGCTAAATTAGTCGCAATCAGCGTAGCATCCTTTTTGATTAAAGCTTTTTTAGTTTTAATACTTGTCTTTTTAGCGACAATGTTTGACGATTCGTGTAAAGTGACATTTTCAGTTAGATTTAGTGCGACAGTTTCATTTGCTCGCACCGTTCCTTTCTTTGTAATATCAAGGTTCTTACCTATCACAGCAACTTTATTACTATGTATTTCATTTACAGTAATATCGCCTGTTTGAGTAACAATTTTAATATCCTTTTCAGAAAGAATTGCTCCTTGATGATTTACCCCTGCACCTGTGTCTGTCGTAATTAATTGAATATTTTTACCATACATTGCACCAGCGACCTCACCTGAAATGGCAATTTCATCTTTTTTAGCTTTTTGGTTTTTTCCAGTCGCTTTATATGTTTTTAAATTATAATTAGCACTGCCTGCAACTAATGTGATGTTGGCCGGCGTTTTATGTACGGTATCTTTTTCGTCTAAACCTATTGAACCTTCTTGTTTAATGGTTTTGGCTACGACATCGAAATAGCTGAGTCCATTAGTTGCCACACCATCTTTTCCGATAATCACCGTTCCTTTATTTACAGATAAGTTACGTTTCCCTTTTGCTATCACATCACTGGTTGAAACAACAAAGCGATCAGAATTAAATGTTTTTACGCCATTTAAGGTGACACCGTTCGGGTTCACGATAATCAAGTCTGCTTTTTCACCGAAGACCTCTAAACCACCTTGGATTGTACTCATATCCTTACCGGTTACCTGATTTAAGATAGCTTTAGTCGCATCTTCTTTGAAATATCGGTTTTTGTCCAATTCACCTACAATCGTTGATTTATCTTTATGTAACGAGTTATTAAATACTGCACTGTTTGGTATATTCAGTTTTTCAAAACGGTTATCCGAAATACCATCCGAATCTGGTTTAGCAATATCAATAACCAGAATATTGCCTTGTCCATTCTTTGAGGCTCTCTCTTCAACGAAAACCTGACCCTTTGATGATTTATCAACGATAACATTGTCATTGGCTAATGACGGAGCAGAAACGGCTAATAATACAAACGAAATATTTTTCCAACGGAAAAGATTAAATGTTTGAATCGGGTTTAATGTAGTATGGACGCACTCAGCAAGAGCATTAAGTCGATATGTACTATTTTCCGACTGCTGTTTTGAAATTTTATTTGATGAAGAAGAACTGTTGCCTATCGCTGATTTAATATTCACCGACCGGCACGAGGCAAGCTCTCACTTTACTAAAAATGAGTTTATAACATTTTTTATTCATAATTTTCTCCTTAAATAAATATAAGTTTGATGATAAAAAACGGCTTTTAAGAAGCCTTATAATTAGAATTTAAAAAGTAATCGAACCGTTCACATAATACACAGGAGCCTTTCTATTAACTTGTGTATCCAATGATTTGAGTGGTTTTGCATAAGTTAACGATAATGAAATTTTCTGAATTTGTGCTTTTATACCTCCTGCAACACCAGCTAACGTATTATTGGTTTTAGGTAATTTTTGATAAGCACGCCCAATGTCAAAGCCGATAAAAGGCGAGATTTGCGATACATAGCTTTTTTGCGGATAAAACGGCATAGTGATGGTTTGTGATAAATATGCACCTTTATCTCCCGATAGCACACTTCCTTTAAATCCACGTACGGTATATTCATCCCCGAGAGAAAATTGATTATCTGAATACAAGCTGTCAAGGCTATATTGCATACCGATTCGCATTTGATAATTGGCATTTCTATTTAATATTGCAAACGGCTTATGCCAGTTAACCGAGCTGGAAATCAGTCTCAATGTTTTTTCACTTTTATGGTTATAAGCTAATTTATTTGCACTAAACCAATTTAAACCGTTTGAGAAGGAAATATCGCTATATAATTTGCCGTTCCAAAGCTGGCTGATATAAGATAAACCAACGGTTAATTTGTTATGATGTAAATTATTCACTTTGCGATTAGCGACATTATTTTCTTTTTTCTTAAACTCTAATTCGCTATATAAAGAAAAAATCACATCTTTATTACGAGTTAATATTTTCGACAGCTTAATATTTGCCGTTTTGGTTTTACCAGAAGAGGGATATGCATAAATACCTTTGATTTCTTTCTCATAATCCGACTGTGAAATCCTTGTTTCTAAAGTGTAATAAGCAAAAGGTTGAACATAACCTAACGAAAAATTATGCTGATTATTTTTATTATGCTGTTTATATAAGCGATAACCTGTATTGAATGACCAAGTATCATTAGTTCCTAATAAATCGCTCCAGACTAAATTCGCTGTCACTTGGTTACGTCCATTCGCATTATTTTCCGTACCAGAGTTATTAAAGCCCAATGTGAATGTCGGTAATAGCGTTCGTTCCGTCAGTATATTCAGATCCGATTTACCATATCCTTCACTAGCAACCACTTTAATATTTGCCGATTTATTATTAGTACTCAAAATATCGATAAATTGGTCAATATCATAAATATTTAATAATTTATCTTTTACCGTTGGCAATACGCTAATCATTGCCCTATCTTTAAACTTTGAGGGACTTTCGCCGTTAACTTTAATTTCATTCACATACCCCCAATGCACAATAAAAGCTAAATTACCGTCACGAATTTCACCGTTTTTAAGACCGATAGCACTTGTTGAGTAACCTTTTCCATATAGCACAGAGGTAAGTTCTTTCACTAAATTCAACACGATTTCAGATGTTAATGCTTTACCTTGATAGCGTTTAAAAATAGGAGTGAAATCTAAATCAACCTTTTCCTTGCCTATATCTACATAAATGGATTTTATGATTTGATCGGATGTGCTAGGGGATTGCGGTTCAGAGAAAGGCATCTCCTTTTGAGTGTCATCTAGAAATTTCTCCGCTTTTTGTAAATTCTGTTGTGCCTCATTAATGGCTTTCTCATGTTTTAAACGTTGTATTTCTTGGTTGAGCGGATCATTTAATTTGGCATAAGATAATGATGAACTTAGGCATAACACCCATAAAAATGTCTTGTCGTATTTATTAAACATAGCTTCTCCATTGCTATAAAAGTTAAGACGAACAGACACAAAGACTATCACCAAATACAAATCTTACAAAAAATTACATTGTTTTATAAATAAAATTAAATGGGGAGTGAATGATTGAGAGGCAATCCAACATTGATTGTTCAGACATAAAAAAGCGATATAAGCAAATGACTCATATCGCACATTAAGAAATTATACAATTAAAGTTTTATTTGGTTCTTTAGCAATTTCCCTTGCTAATTTCGGCACTAAATAGCCGGATGTGATCTGTTGCAATTCTTGATAAATTTTGACCGCTTGTCTATCTTCAATAAAGAAATGACTTGCTCCTTCTACTCTATCGAGCAAATGTAAATAATACGGCAATACACCACTATCAAATAATTTATCACTTAATGCTTTCAGTATTTGTGCATTATCATTAACCCCTTTGAGTAAAACGGATTGATTGAGTAACACAACATTTGCTTGGCGTAATTGGTTAAGTTTATCAGCTAAGACTTCATCTACTTCATTAGGATGATTGATATGTGTGACCATCACGACTTTTAAACGAGATTTTGATAATCGGTCACATAATTGTTGTGTGACACGGCTTGGAATCACCACCGGTAAACGGGTATGAATCCGTAAGGTTTTAAGATGCGGAATTTGTTCCAAAGCGGAAATCAACCAATCTAATTCGTTATCTTTTGCCATTAACGGATCACCGCCGGAGAAAATCACTTCTTCTAATTCCGTATGTGCCGCAATATAGTCCAATCCTTGTCGCCAAACCGCTTTACCGCTTTTTACTTCATCATAAGGAAAATGACGGCGGAAGCAGTAACGGCAATTAATTGCACAGCTATTTTTAATCATAAATAGCAGACGGTTATGATACTTATGCAAAATATTTGGTGCAGGGCTGTGCTGTTCCTCTAACGGATCTTTCACAAAGCCTTCCATCTGTAAAAACTCCTCAGTTGCCGACATTGCCTGCAAAAAAAGCGGGTCATTTTTATTACCTTTTTGCATTTTTTCGGCAAATGGGCGAGGCACACGTAATGCAAATAATTTACGTGCTGTTATTGCCGTTTCAAATTCCTGCGGATTCAGCTCAAGATATTCTAATAAAGCAATAGGATCATTAAAGGCCTGAGCCAGTTCGATAAGCCATTGGGGTTTGGAAGATTCAATTTGGACTGATTGCATAATTCTTAGAGGCTTACTGCTCTCGATCTGAAATTTTATAAAAAACAAAAAGGGCGTACGCAGTACGCCCCTACAATTATTTAATTTTAAGGTGCTAAATTACACGCTAGTGGTGAACCGTTTGGATTAACCATCACGATAGGTGAAGATTGACCACCTTGTGCCGCTAAATATTGCACGCCCGCAATACAATAACGGCGATAACCGTCTGTTTTTTCCACTAAGAACGGATCAACTTGCCCACCAATGCTCTTAAATGTTGCTACCGTAGCTAGTGCGGTATTTGCAACATTTTGTGTATTTTGAACCGCTTGTGGTTGAGCTGTTGCCGCTGGTTGCGATTGAGTTTGTGCTTGTGCTTCGGTCGGTGCAAGCATTTCACTTAACACATAACCTGCCGCCGCACCGGTTGCGAAACTCGCTAAACGGTTTCCGCCATTCGCTTGTGGCTGTTGATTTGGAATCGCACGATTTTGTGTATTATCAAATGTTGCGTCTTTTTGCGTATTTGATTGGATAGATTGCGTTTTTTGTGCCGCAATCGGTTTACCCGTTACCGAACGAGATGAACCGCCACGCTTTGCTTCCGCAACGGTTGCGATAGATAAGGCGATGATTGCAGAAAGAGTAATAACTTTTTTCATTGAGTTTCCCTTAATTAAATAAGATTTTTGAAGTATAGCGTAAAAACTTTTAGAGATCTTTCGCTAATTGCTGTATTATATGGGTCTTTTTGACAAATCCAATAGCGGATTTCTAAATTTTGTTAATTTCTTGTTAATTATTGAGGAAACAATGGCTAGCTACAGCACTAATGACTTCAAACCGGGTTTAAAATTCATCCAAGATGGTGAACCTTGTGTAATCGTTGAGAACGAATTTGTTAAACCGGGTAAAGGCCAAGCATTTACCCGTACTAAAATCCGTAAATTAATCTCTGGTAAAGTATTAGAGATCAACTTCAAATCAGGTACTTCTGTTGAAGCGACGGACGTTGTAGATTACAACTACACTTACTCATACAAAGATGAAGATTTCTGGTACTTTATGCACCCGGAAACATTCGAACAAATCTCTGTAGATGAAAAAGCACTAGGCGACAACGACAAATGGTTAGTTGACCAAGCTGAATGTATCATCACATTATGGAACGGCTCTGCAATTTCTGTAACTCCACCAAACTTCGTTGAATTAGAAGTAGTTGAAACCGATCCGGGCTTAAAAGGTGATACAGCAGGTACCGGCGGTAAACCGGCAACATTAAGCACAGGTGCAGTTGTTCGTGTACCATTATTCGTACAAATCGGCGAAGTAATCCGTGTTGATACTCGTTCTGGCGAATACGTTTCACGTGTGAAATAATCTGATTTTATAAGAATTTAAGCGGTCGAATTTCTTGCAAATATTGCAAACAATTCGACCGCTTTTTATCTTGTAAATATTAGAAAAATAACTAAATGTTCACTTCATTTTTCCAAGAAAATATCAATCTATCTCCTATATAAAAATTTCTCTCTGCGTATAAAAATCCATAACTTTTTTCGTTATCTTTTAACCTATTAGCTAAAATTCCTAAACGCTTGCGAAGTTTTCTAACGTTTTCTGGCGAAATCGCATAAAAGTAACGTTCATTTTCTTCTTTCATTACAAAGTTAATACTTCTAACTCGACCAACATCAGGAAATGTAGATTGCTCTAAGTGCTGTAACACTAAGTCAATCTCTGTTGGATTAGTTATTGCTCTGCTCTCTGCTTTTTTTATTTCTTCTTCATCACGAATAGCTTTGGGCGATTTTCCATATTGATTATCTCCTACTGACCCTTTAGCAAAAACAAAATACAACCAAGCAAAAGGAATAATAACTGTCCAAGCCCAATAGGGATTTTTATCCATATCTTTTAAGCGACCTGCTGTAAGGTATATTCTGATTCCTAAATGAATAATAAGAATTACATATAAAGATTCAATTCGATTCTGATACTCTTCCCAATTATCATAATATGAATACTTAGCACTATAGATTATAAAGCCACTAAATAAAATAAAACTACAATATGCCAATACTGAATATCCTAAATAATTTAGCCTTGATCTACGCATTACCTCCTCCTACTAACTTACCCTCTGGAGTCAACCACATTCCATCGGACAAGTACACGTTATCTAAACCATTACCACCGATAGCATCATAAATCTCTAACATATCTTCTTCTGCAAAATATTCTTTCATTTTATGTATGGTTAGATCTTTATATCTAAACCAATCTTCAAGTGCATAACCTGCATCTACCACTTCTTGCAACGTACTAAACCCCATCTTTTCACATAATGACTCCAAGTTATGAATCCAAATTTTGTCATCTTTTATAAAGTACGAATTGTTATAAGCAAATTCATCAAATTTCTCCTCATAACCTGCCAATATTGCTTTTTCGCAACTTTCCTCATAATTCCACTTTCCTGCCATAGTAAATTCTCCGAAATGTTTTTAGCAATACTTATTGTTCTTTATCTGTCAAGATAAAGAACATAGAGTGTACACTCTAAAAATTGTCCATTTTTTATACTTCAAATAACTGATACAACTATTGGCTTTTATTAGAAATTTGTAAAATTCTGATAAAATCTAACCGCTTGAGATAAGCTATTAAACCGTGTAAAATTTGGAGTTATTTTTATAAAACAGAGAACAATTATGACAGAAGAAATTTTAGAAAATGCGCCGGAAACCCGTGCGAATTTTATTACCCATATTATTGATGAAGATTTAAAAAGCGGTAAACACAATAATGTTTACACTCGTTTCCCACCTGAGCCGAACGGCTATTTACATATCGGTCACGCAAAATCTATCTGCTTAAACTTCGGTATTGCCCAAGAATATAAAGGCTTATGTAACCTTCGTTTTGATGATACGAATCCGGTAAAAGAAGACGTTGAATACGTTGATTCAATCAAACAAGACGTAGAATGGTTAGGCTTTAAATGGGAAGGCGAACCTCGCTATGCGTCTGACTATTTTGATCAACTTTACGGCTATGCGATTGAGTTAATCAATAAAGGTTTGGCTTATGTTGATGAACTTTCGCCGGATGAAATGCGTGAATATCGTGGTACGTTAACTGAGCCGGGCAAAAACAGCCCGTACCGTGACCGTAGCGTGGAAGAAAACTTAGCGTTATTTGAAAAAATGAAAAACGGTGAGTTTGAAGAAGGTAAAGCGTGTTTACGTGCCAAAATTGATATGGCATCACCGTTTATCGTAATGCGTGACCCGGTCATCTATCGTGTCAAATTTGCTCACCATCACCAAACCGGTAATAAATGGTGTATCTATCCGATGTACGATTTTACACACTGTATTTCGGATGCGATTGAACGCATTACTCACTCGTTATGTACGCTTGAATTCCAAGATAACCGCCGTTTATACGATTGGGTACTTGAAAATATTTCTATTGAGCGTCCATTACCGCACCAATATGAATTTTCTCGTTTAAATTTAGAAGGCACACTCACTTCTAAACGTAAATTATTGAAATTAGTCACAGATGGCACGGTGGACGGTTGGAATGACCCACGTATGCCGACAATTTCAGGTTTACGTCGTCGTGGTTATACACCGGCATCATTACGTGAATTTTGTCGCCGTATCGGTGTGACAAAACAAGATAACGTGGTGGAATACTCTGCACTTGAAGCTTGTATTCGTGAAGATTTAAACGAAAACGCACCACGTGCAATGGCAGTAATCAATCCTATTCGTGTTGTGATTGAAAACTTTGGTGATAAAGAAATCTTAAAAGCACCGAATCACCCGAACCGTCCGGAATTAGGCGAGCGTGATTTACCGTTTACGCGTGAACTTTATATCGATGAAGCAGACTTCCGTGAAGAAGCAAATAAACAATACAAACGTTTAGTATTGGGTAAAGAAGTGCGCTTACGTAATGCTTATGTAATTAAAGCTGAGCGTGTAGAAAAAGACGAAAACGGTAAAATCACTACCATTTTCTGTACTTACGATCCGGAAACTTTAGGTAAAAATCCTGCTGACGGTCGCAAAGTGAAAGGGGTAATTCACTGGGTATCCGCGGAAGATAACAAACCGGCTGAATTCCGTATTTACAACCGTTTATTCACGGTAGCAAACCCAGGTGCTGAAGACGATATTAATGCGGTATTAAACCCAGAATCATTGGTAATCAAACACGGTTTCGTAGAACAAAGCCTAGTTAATGCAAAAGCGGAACAAGGCTACCAATTCGAACGTGAAGGCTATTACTGTTTAGACAGTAAAGACGGTTCGGCTGAAAACTTAGTATTTAACTTAACTGTAAGTTTAAAAGAAGGTTTTACCGCTTAATTTTTTGATGATAGCGGTCAGAAATGACCGCTTTTTTACACTATTCGAGGCAATATGAAAAAAGTGATTTTGTTAGTGGCAAGTATTTTAGTGATCAGTGCTTGTTCGCAATCTAAAAATGTGTATTTTAACGGTGCGGAAGGTTCAAACTCTGGTATCAAGTACGAATCAACCACTAAAGAGTTTTCATTAAACTAGATTTAAATAAAAACGGTCATTACGACCGTTTTTTTATGCTTTTTTACTATGTAAATGATTGCCGTCTTGTCGAGCTAAACGAGCGATATTAAGTGCTAATATTAGCCCGAAAATTGCAGAGGTGAGAAATGTGTAACTAAATGCTTGTGTTAGTAATACATCCGTTTCGCCGATATTTGCACGATACATACCGAGAATTACCGCAGAAACGGCTATGCCTATGCCGATGCCAACCTGTTGGACGACACTCATCATTGTTGAACCCGCACTAGCGTATTGATCGCTTAAATCACACACCGTCAATGTATTTACTGCAGTAAACATAAATGACATACAAGTCCCAAACCATATGACCAATAAAATAAAGAGCCATAAAGGCGATTGAGCATTAAGTACGGACATACTAATAATCGCTAATGTCATTAATAACGCATTAACAAGTAAGGTATTCCGGTAGCCTAGTTTTTCTAATACTCTGCTAATAAACGATTTTGCTAAAACGGAGCTTAAAGCTAAAGGTGCCATTAACCAACCAACAATGTCCGCACTGTAGCCAAAAGCCACTTGTAACATTAACGGTAATAGAAAAGGTATGCCTGAGCCACTTAAACGAATTAACATATTCGATGCAATACCGATACGGAACGTACGGATTTTAAACATCGCTAAAGGTAAGAGAGGTTCTTCTGCTCGGTAAGCATACCAACAATATCCGCAAATCAGTATAAAACCCACAGCTAAAATCGGTGTGGCTTTGGCTAAATTACCAATATCTTCAGCGATAAATTCTAAGCCTAAAGTAAGCCCGACTAATCCTGTCGCAAATAAGAAAAAGCCTCTCCAATCCAATTTACGTGGCGGTTGTGTGAGATTCGGCATAAATCGACCAGCAATCATTATACCGATTAAGCCAATCGGAATATTAATCAGAAATATCCAATGCCATGAAGTATAAGTTACTAACCAACCACCCAAAATCGGACCAAGTATCGGTCCAGTCAACCCAGCCATTGCCATTAAGTTCCACGTGGCAACCAGTTGTGTTTTCGGTACGCTACGAATAATAGTAAGCCGAGCAACCGGCATCATTAACGCACCGCCAACACCTTGTATGATACGAGCTAAAACTAAGCTATTTAACGACCAAGATATAGCACAAGCAATAGATCCCAAGACAAATAACAAAATCGCACCGCGAAAAACTCGCAATGTACCGAATTTATCCGCTAACCAACCACTTAACGGAATTAAAGCGACAACAGTCAACGCATAACTGATAATTGCCATTTGCATATCTAACGGGGATTCTTTTAGGCTATTGGAAATAGCCGGTAAGGCAGTATTCAGAATGGTCGCATCTAATGCCTGCATAAATAAAGCTAATGCGGCAATCCATGCTAATCCTTTATGTGAAACATCTCCCATATAAGCCTCATAGATCAGCGGTTAAATTCTGAGATCACTTTACAAGTTTTTCCCAGTATTTAACCGCTTATTTTTCAATTAATATTTTCTTTGCCATTCCTCTTTATAAAACATTACCGGTTTCTCTACTTTTTGTAAGAGCTGTTGATAATAATCATAGGCTACAACATTTTGTACATAACCTCGCGTTTCATAAAACGGAATAGAGGCAACAAATTCATCTAAAGCAAGTTTACCGTTTGCTCTGACAAGCCAACGATCTACCCTGCTTGCCCCAGCATTATAAGCCGCAATTAAAAAACGGTTATTCGGATATTTCGCATTAAGCTCCGCCAAATGTGTTGTACCCAGCATAATATTATTAAACGGTTGTAATAAATCTTGCTCGTTACGATAAGGCAGTTGATTATCCTGTGCCGTTTTTTGTGCAGTAGTCGGTAACATTTGCATCAATCCGAGTGCGTTTGCGTGCGATCTGGCTTGGAAATCCCAGGCACTTTCTTGACGAGCAATAGCCATCGCAAAGGTTTTACTTATCGGTTTTCCTTGCAGATTTAGATCAAACCAATCGGAATAAGCATTCGGTAAACGCAATGATAAATAATCAAACGCTTTTGCCTGAATTGTACCTTCTACTGATAGGTCATACCAATTTTGTTGTTTAGCATAAGCGGTAACTGCTAATTTTTCATCAGTAGAAAGCCCATCTAATAACTCAATCCAAGCCGTTTTCGCTTGTGCAAAACGTTGTAAATCCCGAAATTCCTTAATGCGATCAAATTGGGGCTGTAAACGATCCGTAACATCTGATTCTAAGATCAATCCTTGTGTCGGCACATATTGCGCCCGAGTAACTGAGCCGCTAACATCGGATAAAACCCACGTTCTTTCGCAAGCACTAATAGCAATGCGTCACGCTTCTTAGTCTCTTTCTCTGCTTTCGCCATCCAATAACGCCATTCCGGTTTATGCTTAGCATCATTCGATAATAAGCCTAGCCATTCATCTAAGGGAGTCTGTTGCAGAATGGCTAAACGGATACGACGTTCGGTGAGATTATCTGTTTGTAATTGCTGAATCTGTTGATCTCGCCACGTATGAAAATCTGTATTTTCATTATCAAAAAGCCGATTTAAGAAAGTGACTTTCCACGTTTTTTGTTCATCCGCAGACAAGCCTAATTTATCCGCCCACATCTGATAAGGGGTAAAATCCGGATTCTCGATATTCTCAGCAATGGTTTTCATAAATTGCGGAAATGCTTGATTGGCAATCGCTCTGCTTTGCTCATCTCCAGTCGCTTGTTCAATAAATGCCGGTAACGTTTGTGGCTGTTTCGCTAACTGTTCTACCGCGACTAACCAATTCTTAAATTCAATTGGTTGATTTTCAGCGATTGCTAATAAGTTACTTAATTCGGATTTTGCATTTTTCTCAAATAAATGGAC of Actinobacillus arthritidis contains these proteins:
- a CDS encoding ShlB/FhaC/HecB family hemolysin secretion/activation protein; the protein is MFNKYDKTFLWVLCLSSSLSYAKLNDPLNQEIQRLKHEKAINEAQQNLQKAEKFLDDTQKEMPFSEPQSPSTSDQIIKSIYVDIGKEKVDLDFTPIFKRYQGKALTSEIVLNLVKELTSVLYGKGYSTSAIGLKNGEIRDGNLAFIVHWGYVNEIKVNGESPSKFKDRAMISVLPTVKDKLLNIYDIDQFIDILSTNNKSANIKVVASEGYGKSDLNILTERTLLPTFTLGFNNSGTENNANGRNQVTANLVWSDLLGTNDTWSFNTGYRLYKQHNKNNQHNFSLGYVQPFAYYTLETRISQSDYEKEIKGIYAYPSSGKTKTANIKLSKILTRNKDVIFSLYSELEFKKKENNVANRKVNNLHHNKLTVGLSYISQLWNGKLYSDISFSNGLNWFSANKLAYNHKSEKTLRLISSSVNWHKPFAILNRNANYQMRIGMQYSLDSLYSDNQFSLGDEYTVRGFKGSVLSGDKGAYLSQTITMPFYPQKSYVSQISPFIGFDIGRAYQKLPKTNNTLAGVAGGIKAQIQKISLSLTYAKPLKSLDTQVNRKAPVYYVNGSITF
- the epmB gene encoding EF-P beta-lysylation protein EpmB, coding for MQSVQIESSKPQWLIELAQAFNDPIALLEYLELNPQEFETAITARKLFALRVPRPFAEKMQKGNKNDPLFLQAMSATEEFLQMEGFVKDPLEEQHSPAPNILHKYHNRLLFMIKNSCAINCRYCFRRHFPYDEVKSGKAVWRQGLDYIAAHTELEEVIFSGGDPLMAKDNELDWLISALEQIPHLKTLRIHTRLPVVIPSRVTQQLCDRLSKSRLKVVMVTHINHPNEVDEVLADKLNQLRQANVVLLNQSVLLKGVNDNAQILKALSDKLFDSGVLPYYLHLLDRVEGASHFFIEDRQAVKIYQELQQITSGYLVPKLAREIAKEPNKTLIV
- the efp gene encoding elongation factor P, producing the protein MASYSTNDFKPGLKFIQDGEPCVIVENEFVKPGKGQAFTRTKIRKLISGKVLEINFKSGTSVEATDVVDYNYTYSYKDEDFWYFMHPETFEQISVDEKALGDNDKWLVDQAECIITLWNGSAISVTPPNFVELEVVETDPGLKGDTAGTGGKPATLSTGAVVRVPLFVQIGEVIRVDTRSGEYVSRVK
- a CDS encoding DUF805 domain-containing protein; its protein translation is MRRSRLNYLGYSVLAYCSFILFSGFIIYSAKYSYYDNWEEYQNRIESLYVILIIHLGIRIYLTAGRLKDMDKNPYWAWTVIIPFAWLYFVFAKGSVGDNQYGKSPKAIRDEEEIKKAESRAITNPTEIDLVLQHLEQSTFPDVGRVRSINFVMKEENERYFYAISPENVRKLRKRLGILANRLKDNEKSYGFLYAERNFYIGDRLIFSWKNEVNI
- the glnS gene encoding glutamine--tRNA ligase, with product MTEEILENAPETRANFITHIIDEDLKSGKHNNVYTRFPPEPNGYLHIGHAKSICLNFGIAQEYKGLCNLRFDDTNPVKEDVEYVDSIKQDVEWLGFKWEGEPRYASDYFDQLYGYAIELINKGLAYVDELSPDEMREYRGTLTEPGKNSPYRDRSVEENLALFEKMKNGEFEEGKACLRAKIDMASPFIVMRDPVIYRVKFAHHHQTGNKWCIYPMYDFTHCISDAIERITHSLCTLEFQDNRRLYDWVLENISIERPLPHQYEFSRLNLEGTLTSKRKLLKLVTDGTVDGWNDPRMPTISGLRRRGYTPASLREFCRRIGVTKQDNVVEYSALEACIREDLNENAPRAMAVINPIRVVIENFGDKEILKAPNHPNRPELGERDLPFTRELYIDEADFREEANKQYKRLVLGKEVRLRNAYVIKAERVEKDENGKITTIFCTYDPETLGKNPADGRKVKGVIHWVSAEDNKPAEFRIYNRLFTVANPGAEDDINAVLNPESLVIKHGFVEQSLVNAKAEQGYQFEREGYYCLDSKDGSAENLVFNLTVSLKEGFTA